Proteins co-encoded in one Halorussus lipolyticus genomic window:
- a CDS encoding adenylate kinase family protein, whose protein sequence is MRVVVTGTPGTGKTSAVEQLDTDLEVVHLNDLIESEGLWTERDDERDSLVADLDAVAERLEGKDGLLVESHLAHHLGADEDDAADEGVDKVIVLRCHPEELQRRLTERGEPDAKAAENAESEALDVILSEAVNTHGVENVYEIETTDRTPPEVAAEISAVVAGEREPSAGEVSYINYL, encoded by the coding sequence GTGAGAGTCGTCGTGACGGGCACGCCCGGCACGGGCAAGACCTCGGCGGTCGAGCAGTTAGACACCGATTTGGAGGTCGTCCACCTCAACGACCTCATCGAATCCGAGGGCCTCTGGACCGAGCGCGACGACGAGCGCGACAGCCTCGTCGCCGACCTCGACGCGGTGGCCGAGCGGTTGGAGGGCAAAGACGGCCTCCTCGTGGAGTCGCACCTCGCGCACCACCTCGGCGCAGACGAGGACGACGCCGCGGACGAGGGAGTGGACAAGGTAATCGTCCTGCGGTGCCACCCCGAGGAGCTACAGCGCAGGCTCACCGAGCGCGGCGAACCCGACGCCAAAGCCGCGGAGAACGCCGAGAGCGAGGCCCTCGACGTGATTCTCTCTGAGGCGGTCAACACACACGGCGTCGAGAACGTCTACGAAATCGAGACGACCGACCGCACGCCACCAGAGGTCGCCGCCGAGATTTCGGCGGTCGTGGCGGGCGAACGCGAACCGAGTGCGGGCGAGGTGTCGTACATAAACTACCTATGA
- a CDS encoding multiprotein bridging factor aMBF1, translating into MVQCEMCGAETGSPKTIKVEGAELDVCDNCSDFGTEVKTQDDASSTSTKYSTSSSSSSSSSSSSSTSSSSSQSRRSDMFDDMDEIAPDYDDRIRNARESTGMSQEDLANELNEKASLIRKLERGDVLPSDEVQKKLESELGITLTTGGSGDDEEWSGGSSTGEYTLGDVVKRKD; encoded by the coding sequence ATGGTTCAGTGTGAGATGTGTGGCGCCGAGACTGGCTCCCCCAAGACCATCAAGGTCGAGGGAGCCGAGTTGGACGTCTGCGACAACTGTTCGGACTTCGGGACCGAGGTCAAAACGCAGGACGATGCGAGTTCGACCTCCACGAAGTACTCGACCTCCTCGTCGAGTAGTTCGTCGTCCTCGTCGTCGTCCAGTACGTCGTCGAGTTCCTCCCAATCGCGGCGCTCGGACATGTTCGACGATATGGACGAAATCGCCCCGGACTACGACGACCGTATCCGAAACGCCCGCGAGAGTACCGGCATGAGCCAAGAGGACCTCGCCAACGAACTCAACGAGAAAGCTAGCCTCATCCGGAAACTCGAACGCGGCGACGTGCTTCCCAGCGACGAAGTGCAGAAGAAACTCGAAAGCGAGTTGGGCATCACGCTAACGACCGGCGGGTCCGGCGACGACGAGGAGTGGAGCGGCGGCAGTTCCACCGGCGAGTACACCCTCGGCGACGTGGTCAAGCGCAAGGACTAG
- a CDS encoding SHOCT domain-containing protein, translating into MSPPSDTSSTLRTLAQLTPDSRRWRRRVAGLAAVGGALSFYAAFAVASGVKSGLVYDLLIVLFAFLTLTLPAIASATLLAPDSGLPRTKTARAETTRTEASRDENAIETLKARYAAGEIDREEFDRRLDALVGASGDTSGGAVEVETHTGRGSELDRAGR; encoded by the coding sequence ATGAGTCCGCCCAGTGATACCTCCTCCACTCTGCGAACGCTCGCCCAACTCACGCCCGATAGCCGTCGGTGGCGTCGGCGCGTCGCCGGACTCGCGGCGGTGGGGGGCGCGCTGTCGTTCTACGCGGCGTTCGCGGTCGCCTCTGGCGTCAAGAGTGGGTTAGTGTACGACCTCCTCATCGTTCTGTTCGCCTTCCTCACCCTGACTCTCCCGGCGATTGCGTCGGCGACCCTGCTCGCTCCCGACTCGGGTCTGCCCCGGACGAAGACGGCCCGAGCGGAAACGACCCGCACGGAGGCGTCCCGCGACGAAAACGCAATCGAGACGCTGAAAGCCCGATACGCCGCTGGCGAAATCGACCGCGAGGAGTTCGACCGACGCCTCGACGCTCTCGTGGGTGCATCCGGCGATACCAGCGGCGGTGCAGTCGAAGTCGAGACTCACACCGGGCGGGGTTCGGAACTCGACCGCGCCGGCCGATAA
- the tpiA gene encoding triose-phosphate isomerase, translating into MEIVVNLKAYPCDPVEVATAAREVSEETGASIAIAPQSAHLQRVAETGVETWAQHVSPVEHGSHTGSTLAEATAEAGATGTLINHSERRLKLADIDAAVEAAERAGLETCVCANNPDQIGAVAALGPDAVAVEPPELIGTGTPVSKADPDIVTDAVAAAEDVDDSVPVYCGAGISTGEDLTSARELGAEGVLLASGVAKADDPKEALENLVAPL; encoded by the coding sequence ATGGAAATCGTCGTCAATCTCAAGGCGTACCCCTGCGACCCAGTGGAAGTCGCCACCGCCGCCCGCGAGGTCAGCGAGGAGACCGGCGCGAGCATCGCAATCGCACCCCAGTCAGCGCACCTCCAGCGCGTGGCCGAGACGGGCGTCGAGACGTGGGCACAGCACGTCAGCCCGGTCGAACACGGCAGTCACACCGGTTCGACGCTCGCGGAGGCCACAGCGGAGGCGGGCGCGACCGGGACCCTCATAAATCACTCCGAGCGAAGACTCAAACTCGCCGACATCGACGCGGCGGTCGAAGCGGCCGAGCGCGCGGGTCTCGAAACCTGCGTCTGCGCCAACAACCCCGACCAAATCGGTGCCGTGGCCGCGCTCGGTCCGGACGCCGTGGCGGTCGAACCCCCGGAACTCATCGGCACCGGCACGCCGGTCAGCAAGGCCGACCCGGACATCGTGACCGACGCCGTGGCCGCCGCCGAGGACGTGGACGACTCCGTGCCGGTCTACTGCGGCGCGGGCATCTCGACCGGCGAGGACCTGACCTCGGCCCGAGAGTTGGGCGCTGAAGGCGTCCTGCTGGCCAGCGGCGTGGCGAAGGCAGACGACCCCAAGGAGGCGTTGGAGAATCTGGTCGCGCCGTTGTAA
- a CDS encoding CDP-alcohol phosphatidyltransferase family protein, with protein sequence MTLDQFRHVADRALEPFVSLSTRLGLTPDAVSVVAFALAGGAGGTFYLGSDEPIWYLAGSVLVFLNGWLDLLDGALARELGTDSKAGDLLDHVLDRYADIVVISGLAAGIGEYALGLLAVTGVLMTSYLGTQAQAVGLDRVYGGLLGRADRLALIGVTGVLAAIVTDAFAGFTVVGWLLVVFAVVGHFTALQRFYYAWRELSS encoded by the coding sequence ATGACGCTCGACCAGTTCCGACACGTCGCCGACCGGGCGCTCGAACCGTTCGTCTCGCTCTCGACCAGACTCGGCCTGACACCCGACGCGGTTAGCGTCGTCGCCTTCGCGCTGGCGGGCGGTGCCGGCGGGACGTTCTATCTCGGGAGCGACGAGCCGATTTGGTATCTCGCCGGGTCGGTCCTCGTCTTTTTGAACGGGTGGCTCGACCTGCTGGACGGCGCGCTGGCCCGCGAGTTGGGAACCGACTCGAAGGCCGGCGACCTGCTGGACCACGTACTCGACAGGTACGCCGACATCGTGGTCATCTCGGGGCTGGCGGCCGGAATCGGCGAGTACGCGCTCGGCCTGCTGGCGGTGACGGGCGTGCTGATGACCTCGTATTTGGGCACGCAGGCCCAAGCCGTCGGACTGGACCGGGTGTACGGCGGCCTACTGGGCCGGGCCGACCGCCTCGCGCTCATCGGCGTGACGGGCGTCCTTGCCGCAATCGTGACGGACGCGTTCGCCGGATTCACGGTCGTCGGGTGGTTGCTGGTCGTCTTCGCGGTTGTCGGGCACTTCACCGCACTCCAGCGATTCTACTACGCGTGGCGCGAACTATCGTCGTGA
- the hisC gene encoding histidinol-phosphate transaminase, with amino-acid sequence MEPRDLSSHTVYQAGRGIEEVARELGLNPDDLVKLASNENPFGPSPAAVEAIEDAAGSANSYPKASHADLTEKLADEWGVESAQVWLGNGGDGVLDYLARATLEPGDTVLVPEPGFAYYGMSARFHHGEVEQYRVSKMEDFALTAETVLDDYDGERIVYLTSPHNPTGKRFDLDAIKEIADETGDHTLVVVDEAYGEFADAPSAVELLEDRDDIAVLRTFSKVYGLAGVRLGYGIVPEEWADAYARVNTPFAASEIACRAGLSALDDDDHAEKTVETAEWAREYMYEHLDAPTWESHGNFVLAEVGDAETVADELQRRGVIVRDCSSFGLPECVRITCGTKDETRRAVSELNEVLSP; translated from the coding sequence ATGGAACCACGGGACCTCTCCTCGCACACGGTGTATCAGGCCGGGCGAGGCATCGAGGAGGTCGCTCGGGAACTCGGACTGAATCCCGACGACCTCGTGAAACTCGCCTCGAACGAGAACCCCTTCGGCCCCAGTCCGGCCGCGGTCGAGGCCATCGAGGACGCCGCGGGGTCGGCCAACTCCTACCCCAAGGCCTCCCACGCCGACCTCACCGAGAAACTGGCCGACGAGTGGGGCGTCGAATCCGCCCAAGTCTGGTTGGGCAACGGCGGCGACGGGGTGCTGGACTACCTCGCTCGCGCCACGCTCGAACCCGGCGACACCGTTCTCGTGCCGGAACCGGGCTTCGCCTACTACGGGATGAGCGCGCGCTTCCACCACGGCGAGGTCGAACAGTACCGCGTCTCGAAGATGGAAGACTTCGCGTTGACCGCCGAGACGGTCCTCGACGACTACGACGGCGAGCGAATCGTCTACCTGACGAGTCCCCACAACCCGACCGGCAAGCGATTCGACCTCGACGCAATCAAGGAGATTGCCGACGAAACCGGCGACCACACCCTCGTCGTGGTAGACGAGGCCTACGGCGAGTTCGCCGACGCGCCGAGCGCAGTCGAACTTCTCGAAGACCGAGACGACATCGCAGTCCTCCGGACATTCTCGAAGGTCTACGGATTGGCGGGCGTTCGACTCGGCTACGGCATCGTCCCCGAGGAGTGGGCCGACGCCTACGCCCGCGTCAACACGCCCTTCGCCGCGAGCGAAATCGCCTGCCGGGCGGGCCTCTCTGCGCTGGACGACGACGACCACGCCGAGAAGACGGTCGAGACTGCCGAGTGGGCACGGGAGTACATGTACGAACACCTCGACGCGCCGACGTGGGAGAGCCACGGCAACTTCGTCCTCGCGGAGGTCGGCGACGCCGAGACGGTCGCCGACGAACTCCAGCGCCGAGGAGTAATCGTCCGAGACTGCTCGTCGTTCGGCCTGCCCGAGTGCGTCCGCATCACTTGCGGAACCAAAGACGAGACCCGGCGCGCGGTCTCGGAACTCAACGAGGTGCTGTCGCCGTGA
- a CDS encoding TIGR03557 family F420-dependent LLM class oxidoreductase, producing the protein MVELGYTLSSEEHGPMDLVNHATRAEEVGFDFASISDHFHPWVSQQGNAPYVWSTLGGVASATDEIDVGVGVTCPIIRYHPALLAQATATVADMFEESGQQFYFGVGTGENLNEHVTGERWPSHSVRLDMLEEAVEVIRKLWTGEMVSHHGDHYTVENAKLFTLPDDDPPICVSAYGDQTAAHAAEMGDGFWSVGPQDVVQTFEDEGGEGPKFSQLTVCYADSEDEAVETAYEWWPNSLLPGQLATELGTPQFFEQACQMVEKEDVREADSILTDPDPQAHIDSIREFTDAGYDHVYVHQIGPDQEALFDLYADEILPEFR; encoded by the coding sequence ATGGTCGAACTCGGTTACACCCTCTCCAGCGAAGAACACGGCCCGATGGACCTCGTGAACCACGCCACGCGCGCCGAGGAGGTCGGCTTCGACTTCGCCTCCATCTCCGACCACTTCCACCCGTGGGTCAGCCAGCAGGGGAACGCGCCCTACGTCTGGTCAACCCTCGGCGGGGTCGCGTCTGCGACCGACGAAATCGACGTGGGCGTGGGCGTCACCTGCCCGATTATCCGCTACCACCCGGCGCTCCTCGCGCAGGCCACCGCCACCGTCGCCGACATGTTCGAGGAGTCGGGACAGCAGTTCTACTTCGGCGTCGGCACGGGCGAGAACCTGAACGAACACGTCACGGGCGAGCGGTGGCCCTCCCACAGCGTCCGCCTCGACATGCTCGAAGAGGCTGTCGAGGTGATTCGGAAGCTCTGGACCGGCGAGATGGTCAGCCACCACGGCGACCACTACACCGTCGAGAACGCGAAACTGTTCACGCTCCCGGACGACGACCCGCCGATTTGCGTCTCGGCCTACGGCGACCAGACCGCCGCCCACGCCGCCGAGATGGGCGACGGGTTCTGGTCGGTCGGTCCGCAGGACGTGGTGCAGACTTTCGAGGACGAGGGCGGCGAGGGGCCGAAGTTCAGCCAACTCACGGTCTGCTACGCCGACAGCGAGGACGAGGCGGTCGAAACCGCCTACGAGTGGTGGCCCAACAGTCTCCTGCCGGGCCAACTCGCCACCGAACTCGGGACGCCGCAGTTCTTCGAGCAGGCCTGCCAGATGGTCGAGAAGGAGGACGTGCGCGAGGCCGACAGCATCCTGACCGACCCGGACCCGCAGGCCCACATCGACAGCATTCGGGAGTTCACCGACGCGGGCTACGACCACGTGTACGTCCACCAAATCGGTCCGGACCAAGAAGCCCTGTTCGACCTCTACGCCGACGAGATTCTGCCCGAATTCCGGTGA
- a CDS encoding universal stress protein: MYEDILLPFDGSDGAAEVLHHAAEIAHWADATIHVLYVADTTRDSVTVVEGETVDALVQEGEDILDEAAKTLDTLGVSYDTNVVQGNPASTIVEYAEEYDQDLVVMPTHGREGVSRYLIGSVSEKVVRLSSVPVLTVRMQPDETLKFPYENVLIPTDGSGASTHAATHLVEFAAALDATVHVLSVVDDTTLGADIRSTSGKENEQAATDAVETVISEAESRGVTNTVRHVEHGTPVEEILDYIDANDIQVVGMGTTGRRGTDRILLGSVAEKTVRSAPVPVMTVAERE, encoded by the coding sequence ATGTACGAGGACATCCTCCTCCCGTTCGACGGTAGTGACGGTGCGGCCGAGGTACTCCATCACGCCGCCGAAATCGCCCATTGGGCCGACGCGACCATACACGTACTCTACGTTGCCGACACGACGCGCGATAGCGTCACCGTCGTCGAGGGAGAAACTGTCGATGCCCTCGTACAAGAGGGCGAAGACATCCTCGACGAGGCCGCAAAAACGTTGGACACGCTCGGGGTTTCCTACGACACCAACGTCGTGCAGGGGAATCCGGCCTCGACAATCGTGGAGTACGCCGAGGAGTACGACCAAGATTTGGTCGTGATGCCGACCCACGGCCGGGAGGGCGTCTCACGATACCTCATCGGCAGTGTCTCCGAGAAAGTCGTGCGCCTCTCGTCGGTCCCGGTACTCACGGTCCGCATGCAACCCGACGAGACGCTGAAATTCCCCTACGAGAACGTCCTCATTCCGACCGACGGGAGTGGCGCTTCGACCCACGCCGCCACTCATCTCGTGGAGTTCGCGGCGGCGCTCGATGCGACCGTTCACGTCCTCTCTGTCGTGGACGACACGACGCTCGGGGCGGACATCCGCTCGACGTCCGGGAAAGAGAACGAACAAGCCGCGACCGATGCTGTCGAGACTGTCATCTCGGAGGCCGAGTCCCGCGGAGTCACGAACACGGTTCGCCACGTCGAACACGGAACGCCGGTCGAGGAGATTCTCGATTACATCGACGCGAACGACATACAGGTCGTCGGGATGGGCACGACGGGCAGACGCGGCACCGACCGCATCCTGTTGGGGAGTGTCGCCGAAAAGACCGTGCGCTCGGCACCGGTCCCCGTCATGACCGTCGCGGAACGCGAATAA
- a CDS encoding hemolysin family protein — MMSSVLTATSEAGVTLYTVPIVGIELGQMEVTAVGILMILLLLMGSGFFSSSEIAMFSLSPHQIDAMVEKGERGARAVKSLKDDPHRLLVTILVGNNMVNITMSSISTTIVGFYFDPGTAVLVSSFGITSMVLLFGESAPKSYAVENTELHARRVARGLKIVETVLWPLITLFHYLTSAVNRITGGDSSIESSYVSRDEIRNMIKTGEREGILNEEERQMLQRTLRFTDASAKEVMTPRLDMAAISKDATVEEGIKECMQAGHARLPVYAGSLDNVVGVFDIRELEDDNFDTFADRTVEDVVNPTLHIPESKSVDELLSEMRENRMHMVIVIDEFGATEGLITMEDVLEEIVGEILVGDEEHPIEFVDDTEVVVRGDVNIDEVNEALEIDLPEGEEFETIAGFLFNRAGRLVEQGEEFEYESVMFRAEQVEDTRIQKVRVTVNRDTLDPVEEQSSGGKID, encoded by the coding sequence ATGATGTCATCCGTACTCACAGCGACATCTGAGGCCGGTGTCACGCTGTATACCGTGCCGATTGTCGGTATCGAACTGGGCCAGATGGAGGTCACCGCAGTCGGCATTCTCATGATTCTGTTACTCCTCATGGGGTCGGGGTTCTTCTCGTCGTCGGAGATTGCCATGTTCTCGCTCTCGCCCCACCAAATCGACGCGATGGTCGAGAAGGGAGAGCGGGGCGCGCGCGCAGTCAAATCGCTCAAAGACGACCCCCACCGCTTGCTCGTGACGATTCTCGTGGGGAACAACATGGTCAACATTACGATGTCGTCTATCTCGACCACTATCGTCGGGTTCTACTTCGACCCCGGCACGGCCGTCCTCGTCTCGTCGTTCGGTATCACGTCGATGGTCCTGCTGTTCGGCGAGAGCGCGCCCAAGTCCTACGCCGTCGAGAACACCGAACTGCACGCGCGGCGCGTCGCCCGAGGACTGAAAATCGTCGAGACAGTGCTGTGGCCGCTGATTACGCTGTTCCACTATCTGACGAGCGCCGTAAACAGGATTACCGGCGGCGACTCGTCCATCGAGTCGTCCTACGTCTCCCGTGACGAGATTCGGAACATGATTAAAACGGGCGAGCGCGAGGGCATCCTCAACGAGGAGGAACGCCAGATGCTCCAGCGCACCCTTCGGTTCACCGACGCCAGCGCCAAAGAGGTGATGACTCCTCGCCTCGACATGGCGGCCATCTCCAAAGACGCGACTGTCGAAGAGGGAATCAAAGAATGTATGCAGGCGGGGCATGCCCGTCTGCCGGTTTACGCGGGGTCGCTGGACAACGTTGTCGGCGTCTTCGACATCCGCGAACTGGAAGACGACAACTTCGACACCTTCGCCGACCGGACCGTCGAGGACGTAGTTAACCCGACGCTTCACATCCCGGAGTCCAAGAGCGTGGACGAACTCCTCTCTGAGATGCGCGAGAACCGGATGCACATGGTCATCGTCATCGACGAGTTCGGTGCCACCGAGGGCCTCATCACGATGGAGGACGTCCTCGAGGAAATCGTCGGCGAGATACTGGTCGGCGACGAGGAGCATCCAATCGAGTTCGTGGACGACACGGAAGTAGTGGTCCGGGGCGACGTCAACATAGACGAGGTGAACGAGGCCCTCGAAATCGACCTGCCCGAGGGCGAGGAGTTCGAGACCATCGCCGGGTTCCTGTTCAATCGCGCCGGTCGCCTCGTCGAGCAAGGCGAGGAGTTCGAGTACGAGAGCGTGATGTTCCGGGCCGAACAGGTCGAGGACACCCGCATTCAGAAGGTCCGAGTGACGGTCAACCGCGACACCCTTGACCCGGTTGAGGAGCAGTCGTCGGGAGGCAAAATCGACTGA